ATGCAAGGGACTCCCATTTCCGAGGCTACACCTGAACAAGCCTCTGCGTACTTGGCCGTGAGTGCCTCGTCTTTGGCATAAATGCGACCCGTCTCCTCACAGTAACTATTCCACCCTGCCCCATCCAGTGCTGGGGGAGTTATCACAATAGGTTTCACTCCAGCATTCTGCGGGAGTTATGAAAAAATAGGGAGGCTGTGTTATAAGGATCGACTTGCCACTGAGAGAAAATTTAGGTTACGTTAATGCCTTTGAGTTTTGATATATTCCAAATACCTAAACCTCTATGAAATTACCCATGCAAATATGAGAGCTTgcgaaaagtagaagaaagagaaaaggacctTAAGCCACCAACTGTTGTGCATTTAAAATGTGCATATCTTGATACCaaaaaattacaaatatttttttaaagaatcagTCACATTTTCtttgtggaggaagaggagggattttTGGCTAGAAAAGTCAAActaaatttgaaaaataaatttcTTTGTCACTTTATTAGCAATTAAAGTGACTGAGAACTGCATGTCaattttctctttaattctcatatataatgcaaatcaaatcaGCTCCCCATTTTGTTATTaactaaaatgaagaaaaattgtAAAACTTCATCACTTTTACTGCTTTTAATAGAAGCTCCTACCCTCCTTACTAAAAGAGAGGGCAAAAAAATGAAATGGGGGAACTCTGTTAATTCTGCATACACTGAATCCAATAATGAgaccaatggtaataataagaatggttatataatgatggcaatgatacaaataacaacaaaataataatggcaatattaataaaaataataataataaatgcaataataactacactaataaaataaaaatatgcagtAACATGAATAACATCAAAATACAAcaattagtaataaaaacaatatactaACAACTAAGGAACAGACTACTTAAAATCTGTAAAACCACCTTCTACTATATATTAAAAAATGCACACTAAACCACCGCTAACCTGGAAGTGCCTGACAATAGCCTTCATGTTCTCCGCGTATTCTTCAAGAGGAACGGCCTGCTGGGTGTTTTCAGCACTGGCATCATTGGCACCGAGGAACACAGTGGCACCAACGACGTCCTTCAAGTCTGTGGCCACGTAGGGGAGGAGTGCCAGGCTGTTGCGGGTGTTGTAGCCCGAGAAGCCGCGGACGACGACATCTGCACGTCTGGGTTTCGGAAAGGATGAGAGATATTTCAGACGGGAGAAAGAGTACAAGGACgctggaaagggggggaagaaaagagagagactgggaaaggAAGATAgtgaagaagaagtggagagaggatggaaagggagggaaaaaagtgtGATGAAGCTGgagtggaaggatggaagaaaagaggaggaagagaaagtaaatacaaaggagaaagagagtgagaaagaggtggaaggaggatggaagggagagggagtagaaaaactagatggaggaaaggagggagtaaagcagaaagggaggagggagaagggaggaaatgaggaaaagaggaaaagagaaagagaggaaaagagaaagagaggaagagagagagagagagaaagagagagagaaaagagagagagagagaagagagagagagagagagagagagagagagagagagagagagagagagagagagagagagagagagagagagagagagagagaagagagagagagagagagagagagagagagagagagagagagagagagagagagagagagaaagggataccTTTATCCAACTTTAATAACCTATTCAACAAATTCTTGTCATTCCAAGCACATCAATAAATCTATGTATTCAAACTTTAAATTTATATCCAAATAGAACAATGTACATAAAATTATAAAGCATATGCTGACATGATCACAGTTACAACTAGCACtctaatgaataaaaagaaaagataaagaaaaaaaaattgtactccTATATGCTTTAAAATTCAAAATACCAGCAGtaccttatacatatacattttgaaaatgctcaacaacaacaaaagtaataaacaagtaaaaacaaaacgaaaaaattaATCAGAATAATGGCGGAAGGTCTAAATATTTATTACTTTAGTCAAAAATATTTATCAGACTGAAGCAACATTAGTGACAATGTTAAAAAATGTACTGATaagtaatgaaacaaaatatacatatagtaaatcAGGATCAATATTTTCAATCAACATTACTTAGGAATCTGGAtgtaaaacacaataataataaaaatatgaacaaataaaataacttagtaataaatattaaatacacaAGAATAAACAGGAACAAATGTCATTATTTGCCATCTTAGGAGTCAAAATAATACCTCATTACCTGCACTAAACCCACCTTTGAAAATGGTCTGCTAACAGGGCCCCCCAACACCCCTCTGGACTAAAGGAACGCTGTTAAAAAATACAATTGAGGGCTTAGTGAGATTATTGGTCTTTGGAACAAGTGAAGAAGGATATGAATGAATGGtactgatatatgtaaatatataaatatatatatgcatatatatgtaaaaatatatataaaataaacatatatatgtatatatatgcacatatacacatacatatacatatatatacacatatatgtacacacacatatatatatatatatatatatatatatatatatatatgcacacatatatacacatatatgtacatatatatatatatatatatatatatatatatatataaatttacatatatatatatgtatatatatgtatatatctaaatatatataaatacatataatacatatatatgttaacatatatatatgtatacatatatatataagtatacatacatatatatatatatatatatatatatatatatatatatatatatacatatacacacctatatacatggaTGAAGCTCTATAATATGTAAATTACTGGGTATATAACATTACTAAATTATAGAACGCCTGGAAtctaacatttaaatatatatcttactttACACATTATACAAGCAAACTacactataaaaaaataatgactatgTCCATTAAAACATAAAAACCATACCGAATTAATGACCCAAACTCCTACCTGAGTCAATGAATCCCCGAACAACAGTATCTTCGGCCACTTCACAACCCTCGCCGCCATCCTTTGCATCAAACCTTGCTTCAGTCCACAATCAAAGTCTAAATCCGAGCAAGCAGCGTAATGCCATGCAATCAGAGCGCCCTGTCATGCAGACGATGCAATCAGTATATATCGCTGGTCTCGTTTGCATCGGTGTTGCTGCTGTTGCCGAGGTCGTGCGCTCGGAGGCAatagtgttgtgtgggtgtgattaTCGTGCTGAAGTTTGTtagtggtaaaataataataataataataataatgtatatttctTGTCATTTGTGTTATGGTAGATTGTCTGTCATTGTTTTGAAGAATTGGGGAAATTGTTGTTGCCGAGGTCGTACGCTCGGAGGCAatagtgttgtgtgggtgtgattaTCGTGCTGAAGTTTGGTTTGAGTAAAAtgcatgttatttattattatttgtgttatagtAGATTGTTTATTACCATATAAGTTGTGGTGAATTATGATATGTATCTATTGTTTTGTAGAATTAGTGAAAATGAGGTTACCGAGGTCGTAGGCTCGGAGACAAaagtgttatatgtgtatgtttatcgtGTTGAAGTTTGTTTAttgtaaaatctttattatttattattatttgggttATGGCTGATTGtctattatcatttgtgttgtgGTGACTTATGATATGCATCTGTTGTCTTGTAGTATTAGGGAAAATGTGCGTTGGTATGGCTGTCGAGGTCATTCAGTCGGAGACAAAGTCTTATAGATGTGTTTATCGAGCTGAAGTTTGTTcacagtgaaatatatatatattatatattattatttgtgttatggtAGATTGTGATAGATTATGTATCTATTGCATCGTAGTATTAGGGAAAATGTGCATTGACTGTGGATATGTGAACACATTATGTCTTTATGCTTCtctatgtattacatatgtatgttattcATCAATTATCATGTGTATTAATTGCCCCACATAATTGTGGGCATATATGTAGATTCTGAAGTGTTGTTGGATGTAAATCACTTTTAGGACCGTCGTATGTTTTGAAAGCTATATACTTGcattatatatcatgcatataatatactatatatttgtatttagctACCATTTGTGAATCAGTTAGAGGGGATAGCAATGCCTTTTAAGAGTGTAATAATTTCGCGATAGAATAGTTATATGCCAGTGTAGGAAATATCTATTAGATATCTATTTATGATAGtgctatattcattttttaaaaaatgataagagtGTTGTAACTTGAAGGCGTAACtacagtgttgttattgttaccttttGTGTTCATGTGTTGTAATTGTTGTGTGTAATGTACATATGTTGTTAGTGTGATTGTACGTGAATTATGAGAGAGGAAAGCTTGTTGTTATGATATAGATTATATGGGAAAAAGGCTTGGATTATTGAAATACAGTGTTGGCTAATACGTAATCTTTTAACAATTCCATGCGTCTGTATGTGGACatgcatgtaagcacacacacacacacacacacacacacacacacacacacacacacacacacacacacacacacacacacacatacacacacacaatatatgcatgcataacataaacagtatacatacagtaaaatacatgcacacactacttatatagaccttgtaccCGCACAGCTGGCCATTTCACGGCACGAAGCGGGTACAGAAGTAACGGGCAATCTCAGATAGGTCAGGTACCAAAGATTACGCGGAGATAAAGCCTAATAGAATTTCATGTATCCAGACAATGACACTTTTGCTTCTAGATATAAGAAATCACTCGATAAATAAGTTATTGGAATAATTTTACAAATGTGAATAcgtgtggaagaggagagaaaatgcatatatatatatatatatgtatacacaagcaccccccccccccacacacacatacacacacacacacacacacatacacacacacacacacaaacacaagtatatatatacacacacatacatacatattaacatatatagagatagatagatagatatatagttcgatagatagatataacacacacacacacacacacacacacacacacacacacacacacacagacacacacacacacacacacacacaaatatatatatatatatatatatatatacatatatacgctgtatatatatgcctatatatatgcgtatatatatgtatatgtgtatatatatacatatatattcatatatatatatacatacacatatattttgtatatatatatgtgtgtgtgtgtgtgcgtgtgtgcgtgtgtgtgtgtgtgtgtgtgtgtgtgtgtgtgtgtgtgtgtgtgtgtgtgtaaatccacGCACATGTACGAATTACCATAATTCTAACGCCTTCAGAATTGATTGCCACAAAGACCATGAATTTTCATGATCTGGCTACTTTCTAATATGAACAAGTGCGGTCGTTATCGAAAAGGGAAAATTAGAAAACTGATTAATTAATTGAAATATTTTGATGTTCTGCAGCCGAATGTTAATTTCCGGGAAGTAAGGAACAATCTGTGTCAGTGACGATGTTTGTTAAAATCggtaagaaatatgaaaaaagacaaaaaaattgaatgaaagatttcttttattttatttattattattttgtgttgatGATCATAAGTGAAATTTTGATTGATGATTTATGCGACGGTTAGAGCGAAACGTTATGGTAAGCTCATCGAAAATTTCTGAATATCAGGCAAAGGAAATTCATTATGATTAGttagtcaagagagagagagatagatagatagagagagagagagagagagagagagagggggggggggggagagaaagagagagagagagagagagagagagagagagagagagagagagagagagagagagagagaggggggggggagaaagaaagagagagagagagagagagagagagagagagagagagagagagagagagagagagagagagagagagagagagaaagagagagagagagagagggggagagagagagagagagagagagagagagagagagagagagagagagagagagagagagagagagagagagagagagagagagagatggtaagctCAACGAAAATTTCTGAATATCAGGCAAAGGAAATTAATTATGATTAGTTagtcaaaagagagaaagagagagaaagagagagagag
The sequence above is drawn from the Penaeus chinensis breed Huanghai No. 1 chromosome 17, ASM1920278v2, whole genome shotgun sequence genome and encodes:
- the LOC125034012 gene encoding isoamyl acetate-hydrolyzing esterase 1 homolog; protein product: MQRMAARVVKWPKILLFGDSLTQRSFSPEGCWGALLADHFQRRADVVVRGFSGYNTRNSLALLPYVATDLKDVVGATVFLGANDASAENTQQAVPLEEYAENMKAIVRHFQNAGVKPIVITPPALDGAGWNSYCEETGRIYAKDEALTAKYAEACSGVASEMGVPCIDLHTAMINQADWQNLLCDGLHLSQRGSELLASLLAPAVEKHLSSSLPKDHILPLWSEIGANNSVEVFKEWCEKNM